From the Sphingomonas phyllosphaerae 5.2 genome, one window contains:
- a CDS encoding entericidin A/B family lipoprotein — MTNRTGLAAVLAATIALGACNTVNGAGKDMRSAGSAVSDVSGKTKK; from the coding sequence ATGACCAACAGGACCGGACTGGCCGCCGTACTGGCAGCGACGATCGCGCTCGGCGCGTGCAACACCGTCAACGGTGCCGGCAAGGACATGCGCTCGGCCGGCTCGGCGGTGTCCGACGTGTCGGGCAAGACCAAGAAGTAA
- a CDS encoding ferritin-like domain-containing protein: MKQQDLVIDALDSRAQRRTDRRALFTAALGVAAVGSAFAYSDPARAQSAATDLDVLNFALNLEYLEAQFYLFAVNGAGLAATQTASGAGAAGGVVTGGAKVDFSGDALVGAYAAEIAADEAAHVAFLRKALGSAAVGMPNINISGEADGPFTAAARAAGVVGPTGTFNPYADPNSFLLGAFIFEDVGVTAYKGAAPLLTNKTFLEAAAGILAVEAYHAAIVRTTLYAKGIPALVDATEQIAAARNALDGKPTEDLIRGIAPDDDEGIRPTGSGATLTSNIVPLNANGLAYSRTTGQVLNIVYLNAGTTTMGGFFPNGVNGNIRSTT; the protein is encoded by the coding sequence ATGAAGCAGCAAGATCTGGTCATCGATGCGCTCGATTCGCGCGCGCAGCGGCGGACCGACCGCCGCGCATTGTTCACCGCCGCACTGGGCGTCGCCGCCGTCGGCTCCGCGTTCGCTTATTCCGATCCCGCCCGGGCGCAGTCCGCCGCGACCGACCTGGACGTGCTCAACTTCGCGCTGAACCTCGAATATCTCGAGGCGCAATTCTACCTCTTCGCCGTCAACGGCGCAGGGCTGGCCGCCACCCAGACCGCCAGCGGCGCCGGCGCGGCCGGCGGGGTCGTGACCGGCGGAGCGAAGGTCGACTTCTCGGGCGACGCGCTGGTCGGCGCCTATGCCGCGGAGATCGCCGCCGACGAGGCCGCGCACGTCGCCTTCCTGCGCAAGGCGCTGGGCAGCGCCGCGGTCGGGATGCCGAACATCAACATCTCCGGCGAAGCGGACGGGCCATTCACGGCCGCCGCACGCGCCGCCGGCGTGGTCGGCCCGACTGGCACCTTCAATCCCTATGCCGATCCGAACAGCTTCCTGCTGGGCGCGTTCATCTTCGAGGACGTCGGCGTCACCGCCTACAAGGGTGCGGCGCCGCTGCTGACGAACAAGACCTTCCTCGAGGCCGCTGCCGGCATCCTGGCGGTGGAGGCCTATCACGCCGCGATCGTGCGCACGACGCTGTATGCCAAGGGCATCCCGGCGCTGGTCGATGCGACGGAGCAGATCGCGGCGGCACGCAACGCCCTGGACGGCAAGCCCACCGAAGACCTGATCCGCGGGATCGCGCCCGACGACGATGAGGGCATCCGGCCGACCGGCAGCGGCGCGACGCTGACCTCGAACATCGTGCCCCTGAACGCCAATGGCCTGGCCTACAGCCGCACGACCGGGCAGGTGCTGAACATCGTCTACCTGAACGCCGGCACCACGACGATGGGCGGGTTCTTCCCGAACGGCGTCAACGGCAACATCCGATCGACCACGTGA
- a CDS encoding ferritin-like domain-containing protein: MIDHRKALDILAAADARRAARRQFLKVAGGGTLALGSASLLSGCFDSEGDDQPSPTPTPTPTPAAVTDSDILNLALNLEYLEAQFYLYAVNGTGLSASMIASGSGTAGGTVTGGAKVDFSNDALVGAYAREIAADEAAHVAFLRTALGSAAIAMPNINISGDANGAFTAAARAAGVVGPNDTFNPYSSPENFLLGAFIFEDVGVTAYKGAAPLLTSKVFLEAAAGILAAEAYHAGLVRTVLYAKGIATPALVTAAGRISDARDTLDQGSDTDEGLVKGTAANLVPTDADGIAYSRNSAQVHNIVYLNATGANRNGGGFFPNGTNNPNATLRVGLP; this comes from the coding sequence ATGATCGATCATCGCAAAGCTCTCGACATCCTCGCGGCGGCCGATGCCCGTCGCGCGGCGCGACGCCAGTTCCTCAAGGTCGCCGGCGGCGGCACGCTCGCGCTCGGTAGCGCCAGCCTGTTGTCTGGCTGCTTCGATTCCGAAGGCGACGACCAGCCGAGCCCGACGCCGACCCCGACGCCTACCCCGGCGGCGGTGACCGACAGCGACATCCTCAACCTGGCGCTGAACCTCGAATATCTCGAGGCGCAATTCTACCTGTACGCCGTAAATGGCACCGGCCTGTCCGCCAGCATGATCGCCAGCGGTTCGGGCACCGCGGGCGGCACCGTCACCGGCGGCGCGAAGGTGGATTTCTCCAACGACGCACTGGTCGGCGCCTATGCCCGCGAGATCGCGGCGGACGAGGCCGCGCACGTCGCGTTCCTGCGCACCGCGCTCGGCTCGGCGGCGATCGCGATGCCCAACATCAACATCTCGGGTGACGCCAACGGCGCGTTCACCGCGGCGGCGCGCGCGGCGGGCGTGGTGGGACCGAACGACACGTTCAATCCCTATTCCTCGCCGGAGAACTTCCTGCTCGGCGCGTTCATCTTCGAGGACGTCGGCGTCACCGCCTACAAGGGCGCGGCACCGCTGCTGACCAGCAAGGTGTTCCTCGAGGCGGCGGCCGGCATCCTGGCGGCGGAAGCCTATCACGCCGGGCTGGTGCGTACGGTGCTGTATGCCAAGGGCATCGCGACGCCCGCACTCGTCACGGCGGCGGGGCGCATCTCCGACGCGCGCGACACCCTCGACCAGGGCAGCGACACCGACGAGGGCCTCGTCAAGGGCACGGCGGCCAACCTGGTCCCGACCGATGCGGACGGGATCGCCTACAGCCGCAACAGCGCGCAGGTGCACAACATCGTCTATCTGAATGCGACCGGGGCCAACCGCAACGGTGGCGGGTTCTTCCCGAACGGGACGAACAACCCGAACGCGACCCTGCGTGTCGGCCTGCCCTGA
- a CDS encoding outer membrane protein, producing the protein MKAIAMTGAAMLAAFAAPAMAQESDGGFNGIYVGAAGGYDVQPNDGGAQVLFDRNLDGRFGDVVRTGSGANAFSPGFCGGQATSQLSPGAGGRCTKDKDDWAYYGRIGADAQRGRIVVGLVGEFGTSNITDGVTAFSGTPASYVFNRGIDWEGGIRARAGFTPNDTTLFYGTFGPGYARIDRAFGSTNTTNTFTGSGKRNQFGIQGGGGIEQRIGEHLSFGLEYMYHQYQDDDYVVRAAGPAGTPFTNANNGGSASGTDFIRSDDKFRWHSIRATVGFHF; encoded by the coding sequence ATGAAGGCGATTGCGATGACCGGCGCGGCGATGCTCGCCGCATTTGCCGCCCCTGCGATGGCGCAGGAAAGCGACGGCGGCTTCAACGGCATCTACGTCGGCGCCGCGGGCGGCTATGACGTGCAGCCGAACGACGGCGGCGCGCAGGTGCTGTTCGACCGCAACCTCGACGGTCGCTTCGGCGACGTGGTGCGCACCGGTTCCGGCGCCAACGCCTTCTCGCCGGGCTTTTGCGGCGGGCAGGCGACCAGCCAGCTTAGCCCCGGTGCGGGCGGGCGCTGCACGAAGGACAAGGACGACTGGGCCTATTATGGCCGCATCGGTGCCGACGCCCAGCGCGGCCGCATCGTCGTCGGTCTCGTCGGGGAGTTCGGGACGAGCAACATCACCGATGGCGTCACCGCCTTTTCCGGCACGCCGGCCAGCTACGTCTTCAATCGCGGGATCGACTGGGAAGGCGGCATCCGTGCGCGCGCCGGCTTCACGCCCAACGACACGACGCTGTTCTACGGCACGTTCGGCCCCGGCTATGCCCGGATCGACCGTGCGTTCGGTTCGACCAACACCACCAACACCTTCACCGGCAGCGGCAAGCGCAACCAGTTCGGTATTCAGGGCGGTGGCGGCATCGAGCAGCGGATCGGCGAGCATCTGTCGTTCGGGCTGGAGTATATGTACCACCAGTATCAGGACGACGATTATGTCGTCCGGGCGGCCGGCCCGGCGGGCACGCCGTTCACCAACGCGAACAACGGCGGCAGCGCATCGGGTACGGACTTCATCCGTTCCGACGACAAGTTCCGCTGGCATTCGATCCGCGCGACGGTCGGCTTCCACTTCTGA
- a CDS encoding sugar O-acetyltransferase, which produces MQRSEKQKMLAGEPYHAGDPELIADHQAALAWMARYNAASTLPADERRAMLAQRLAWVGDGAVIRAPFHCDYGYNIAIGEGVFLNYGCIVLDVVAVTIGDATQIGPGVQILTADHPRDPAARATGAEWGRPIAIGRNVWIGGGALILPGVTIGDDAIVGAGSVVTRDVAPGATVAGNPARVR; this is translated from the coding sequence ATGCAACGTAGCGAGAAGCAGAAGATGCTGGCCGGCGAGCCATATCACGCCGGTGATCCCGAACTGATCGCGGACCATCAGGCCGCACTTGCGTGGATGGCGCGCTACAATGCCGCCAGCACGCTGCCCGCCGACGAGCGGCGTGCGATGCTGGCGCAACGGCTGGCGTGGGTCGGCGACGGCGCGGTCATCCGGGCGCCTTTCCACTGCGACTATGGCTATAACATCGCGATCGGCGAGGGCGTGTTCCTCAACTATGGCTGCATCGTCCTCGACGTGGTCGCGGTGACGATCGGCGACGCGACGCAGATCGGCCCGGGGGTGCAGATACTGACCGCCGATCACCCGCGCGATCCGGCGGCACGTGCGACGGGTGCCGAATGGGGCCGCCCGATCGCGATCGGGCGCAACGTGTGGATCGGCGGCGGTGCGCTGATCCTGCCCGGCGTCACGATCGGCGACGACGCGATCGTCGGCGCGGGCAGCGTGGTGACGCGCGACGTCGCGCCGGGCGCGACGGTCGCCGGCAACCCGGCGCGCGTGCGCTGA
- a CDS encoding glycoside hydrolase family 27 protein, giving the protein MDTTGAGISRRAALAGAGLAGTAMLTAGATAAATGGTLAPRPPMGWNSWNSFATTITEAQARETAAIMREKLLPFGYDVFTVDIQWYEPQASSYEYNADPVPAIDGHGRVIPAPNRFPSSRDGSGFTKLAADIHAMGMKFGIHVMRGIPRLAVKKNLPILGTRYRAADVADTNSICSWNPDMYGVDMTKPGAQAYYDSIFRLYADWGVDFVKMDDMSRPYDAHAPEIEAAHKAIVNSGRAITLSLSPGETPVIRGDHVRRFAQMWRISDDFWDEWSMLAAQFTRLENWNPWRRPGAWPDADMLPLGRLALGKRDTKFTPDEQRTLMTLWSIARSPLIMGGDLRHLDAPTLALLTNRAVLAVNQASTDNQPHFVADGTRIWSARPEGAPGDRYLALFNTSDAPREVGIALDQLKLAPGARVTDLWSGAALGQAGARFAQTVPSHGAGLYRLRG; this is encoded by the coding sequence ATGGATACGACAGGGGCAGGGATCAGTCGGCGCGCGGCGCTGGCCGGCGCAGGGCTGGCGGGCACGGCGATGCTGACGGCGGGTGCGACGGCCGCCGCGACCGGCGGAACGCTCGCGCCGCGCCCGCCGATGGGCTGGAACAGCTGGAACAGCTTCGCCACCACGATCACCGAGGCGCAGGCGCGCGAGACCGCGGCGATCATGCGCGAGAAGCTGCTGCCGTTCGGCTACGACGTGTTCACGGTCGATATCCAATGGTATGAGCCGCAGGCCTCGAGCTACGAATATAACGCCGATCCGGTGCCGGCGATCGACGGTCACGGTCGCGTGATCCCGGCGCCGAACCGTTTCCCGTCGAGCCGCGACGGATCGGGTTTCACGAAGCTTGCTGCCGACATCCACGCGATGGGGATGAAATTCGGCATCCACGTCATGCGCGGCATCCCGCGGCTGGCGGTGAAGAAGAACCTGCCGATCCTCGGCACCCGCTATCGCGCCGCGGACGTCGCCGACACGAACAGCATCTGTTCGTGGAACCCGGATATGTACGGTGTCGATATGACGAAGCCGGGTGCGCAGGCCTATTACGACAGCATCTTCCGCCTCTATGCCGACTGGGGCGTCGACTTCGTCAAGATGGACGACATGAGCCGCCCCTATGACGCGCACGCGCCGGAGATCGAGGCGGCGCACAAGGCGATCGTCAACAGCGGGCGCGCAATCACGCTGAGCCTGTCGCCCGGCGAGACACCGGTGATCCGCGGCGATCATGTCCGCCGCTTCGCGCAGATGTGGCGCATCTCCGACGACTTCTGGGACGAATGGTCGATGCTGGCGGCGCAGTTCACGCGGCTGGAGAACTGGAACCCGTGGCGACGCCCCGGCGCGTGGCCCGATGCCGACATGCTGCCGCTGGGCCGGCTGGCGCTCGGGAAGCGCGATACCAAGTTCACGCCGGACGAGCAGCGCACGTTGATGACGCTGTGGTCGATCGCGCGCTCGCCGTTGATCATGGGTGGGGACCTGCGCCATCTGGATGCGCCGACGCTGGCGTTGCTCACCAATCGCGCCGTGCTGGCGGTCAACCAGGCTTCGACCGACAACCAGCCGCATTTCGTGGCGGACGGCACGCGCATCTGGTCCGCCCGGCCGGAGGGCGCGCCCGGCGACCGCTACCTCGCGCTCTTCAACACCAGCGACGCACCGCGCGAGGTCGGCATCGCGCTCGACCAGCTGAAGCTGGCGCCGGGCGCGCGCGTGACCGACCTGTGGAGCGGCGCGGCGCTGGGGCAGGCCGGGGCACGATTCGCGCAGACGGTGCCGTCGCATGGCGCGGGGCTGTACCGGCTGCGCGGGTAG
- a CDS encoding dienelactone hydrolase family protein has protein sequence MILRSDETIDREVPGGGTMRMHLFRPALDGRFPGVLLFSEIFQATAPIRRLAAMIAGHGYVVAVPEVYHEYEPAGTALAYDTAGTDRGNLLKITKPVAAFDADADVALGTLADHPACNGRLATFGVCLGGHLACRAALDPRVAAAACFYPTDIHSGTLGAGRSDDTLARLSELRAELLFVWGRQDPHVPLAGRAAIRARLEEVGASYEWHEFNAQHAFLRDEGPRYDPALFLQSIALTLGLFRRALG, from the coding sequence ATGATCCTGCGCAGCGACGAGACGATCGATCGCGAGGTGCCCGGCGGCGGCACGATGCGGATGCACCTGTTCCGCCCCGCGCTCGACGGGCGCTTTCCGGGGGTGCTGCTGTTTTCCGAGATATTCCAGGCAACCGCGCCGATCCGGCGGCTGGCGGCGATGATCGCGGGCCATGGCTATGTCGTCGCGGTGCCGGAGGTCTATCACGAATACGAACCCGCCGGCACCGCGCTCGCCTATGATACGGCGGGCACCGACCGCGGCAATCTGCTGAAGATCACCAAGCCGGTCGCCGCCTTCGATGCCGATGCCGACGTCGCGCTCGGGACATTGGCCGATCATCCCGCCTGCAACGGGCGGCTGGCCACATTCGGCGTGTGCCTGGGCGGGCATCTCGCCTGCCGCGCCGCGCTCGACCCGCGGGTCGCGGCGGCGGCGTGCTTCTACCCGACCGACATCCATTCCGGCACGCTGGGCGCGGGGCGCAGCGACGACACGCTGGCGCGGCTGTCCGAGCTGCGCGCCGAGCTGCTGTTCGTCTGGGGGCGGCAGGACCCGCACGTCCCGCTCGCCGGGCGTGCCGCGATCCGCGCGCGGCTGGAGGAGGTCGGCGCGTCGTACGAATGGCACGAATTCAACGCGCAGCACGCCTTCCTGCGCGACGAAGGCCCGCGCTACGATCCCGCGCTGTTCCTCCAGTCGATCGCGCTGACGCTCGGGCTGTTCCGCCGCGCGCTGGGATGA